The region TGACCACGTATCTCAATATTTAAGCGTCGTGTCATAAAAACTACGCTTTGATAATGTGCAACCTGAGGCTGATGTAATTGCTTAGCGATTGCTAAACCGCTAGAGAAAGTTAATCCCAAACTTCTtgcaatttaaatgtaattttgatgTAAGAAGTTTTTCATGATGAAATACACACAATGCGGTCGTTTTTTTAGACGGTTAAACGAATGAGTTGACTCATGAGCGctagaaaatggaaaacataaCATTTAATTAACCAATAACTCGCCACACGCTACGACTGTCATTACAATTTCATTGCTGACCTTTAAATTTCATCACCAGGATGGAAGAAGACATTCCTGAAAAGCGTTTGGAAAGACACAAAATGAAACAGACAGAATTTGAACGTTCTCCAATTTATTATGGGTTTCcatattttaattcttaaattccCGTTGAATTAAACAGCTAACTTTTGGCTAAAACGGTAAATACCGGAAAGCAAGGTTGCATTACATGGGCGTAATGCTAAAACACTTGTACAGTACTCACCTTTACTCTCACTGTTAAGCGAAGCTTGCAGTATCAGAAGAATTAAAACAGAGACGCGAGCTGTGTCCAGGAAAACAAACCTCATTCTTTTTCTAACACGAATCTTCAGTCGAGACTTCGCATCTGCTTGTAGAGGGCGCGTCGCGCTCTGTAATACCTGAGCATATCTCCACACCTGCCGGACAGACTcacggagaggaggaggaggcgtgTTCGTCTTGGACTATGCGAGAAGGGCTTGAAGAATGATTGCACCGTAATCGCCACGACCCCGTGCCGTGACTTCCTTGCTTATTGTACTTGGCACATTACAAGGGCGGCTTCTCTTGGGAAACAAATTGTAATCACGGATAATAAATGTGAAACGCTATGTGGCATTACACAGGGATCGAGTTGAGGATGGAATTAAAAAGGTAAACTATACACAATGTAGTTGTGCTGGGGTTTTCCCCCCCGCAAAGAAATACTACGTAgtaactaataaaaaataaaagtgcggTCAGAAACAAAAACTTCATACAACCACCTTGCACGTTATCAACGTTATCACAGGTGTAGGTTTTAAAAACTTCAAAAAAGCACTTGAATCATACAGATCATTTCCATATTAAAATAACGAAACAGACACGCTGAagtaaaatcttttttatttacaaaagatAAATATTGTACAGAgaactgtgaaataaaaaaaaacaagtcagtTCCAACCTGCTCACTCCTTGATATATATAATTCACAGGAAATCTAGTGGATTTAGTTAACTGCAGTTAAATAAATATTGGGTTTATGCAATCAAATGCATTTATCCGTGAAAGGagtattaattataaaaaagaatCAAAATATGTTTGACTGTTCCAAGTCGTAGTCAATGATTTCTAAAGACTGACGGATAAATTAAAACTGAATGTGATCATGAATTAAATCAGGGATACAGTGCCTAGATTTTGCTATTGGAGGAGTAGGTAATAATGAATAAAAGCCTTCTTCCTTTTTGTTCTGATGATGTTATTAATAACTTTTCCAAGCATTGCAGTCTACAGTCCAGGTTTCCAGACACTGTGTGAAATGCTGAAAGAGATGCCTGCTGGATTCTCCACTCTGTCTTTTAGAAACAAACCCCTTATTCCTTCTGAAACCTACCCAGATGGTTCTGAGGAGAAAAACCTCCCTTAGAGCCACGCCAGCTCAGAAAGCCTCCTCTCAGGCCACAGCTGGTATAAAGTACTGCAGGGACACGTCCTCGTGAAGCAAAATGAAGTGCACAATCCTTCCGCTGACAATATCTGAGCGAGAAGGAGGGGAAAAACAGAGTGAGTAATTCGTAGAAATGGTTTGGCTGCAGCTCGTTGTCTGACTAGAAGGCATTACAGGGGTAATCATCTCGACCCAGTCTGTCATTggagtacagctcccctctaCTGTGGACATTTGTGCAACTCAAGCAGGTAGCTTTGCCAGCTTGCGtaggctgcaatggaacaaCAGGTTTATTCTGCTAATAAACTCTctatatgctgaaaagagaagaaaagaaacgcaaagtttccgctgtggagccttctctgGGTGTGAGCCCACAAACCTTTACTTCATTTCTACAACTcactgtctcaggaaggctgggaGTATCGCTGAGGACACGAGTCATCCTGGTTTCGCCCTTTTATCTCACACTGCTTGTCTGACATCTTATTAAGCTGTGTGTTATTTAACATGTTGCTGCTGCTGATCTGCTTTTATGTTTTTGGGgattcctttaatgtctttgtactggagcatacagtacatgcaaataagcatttcatcgcacttgtgcatatgacagtaaactgaactgaactgtctTTCCTGTCAAGTTACACAGTTACACATTTGTTTAAAGGGTTTTGCTTGCATCCTCCACAAACATTCTTGCTGCCCGACTTCAGGAGTTAAAAGTTCAATTGTTATTTATGTGTGATTTCTGAGAACGCAGCTACTTTTCCCGAGGCAAAGAAGAAATGCAGCCTTCACCTCAACTGTATAGCATGCAAGTGTAACCATTAACACCTGCCTCTGCAGCAGGTTTCCATGTGAAAGGAAGTGAAATGCAGATAGCAGCCACACCACTGATCCTTCGCACTTCCAGGTAACGACGCTGGACGTGAGAACCAGCCCTTGTTTCCAGTGTGAAGGGCTGGGACAGCTCTGATCTTTGCAGGAAGGAACACCTGTCTGCACACACTtacagactcgcagtcatggGCAACCAGCGGAAAGACAATGCAAGTCTTCTTAGGCCAAGGAAACAATCTAAATGCCTAACcatgtaaaaaaatactgttatcTTGCTTTTGATACCTACACACTACACTATTGTTTGGAGGAAAACggttttcttcagttttgtCTTTGCACCTGTGAGCAAATAGTTTTACTGGCTGAAAAAGACAGCGGCACTCTACTGCTTTATTTACAGTTCATTGGGCATGCAGGCTTGTGCAAAACTATTTTTCACAATAACTTTCTCTCACATACAAATGACCAGACGGTACACTGGAGAAAGAGAACTGAACTGCTGATCATGAACCCTGTGGTatttttctatatacagtatataggacaTAAAAACCACGCTTCCCTTTGTTCTCTGGGAAAGATACAGAATGCTGATGTAGTAACATTAGCACCCCCCAACACACTTTAGATTTATTTTACCACTGTATATTCATACCAGTGTCACGAATGTTACCATTAGGCATGGTCAACGATGGCACACTCTGCAGAGTACATGACACGCAGTGCCAGGCCTTCCAAATAGGTGCtatctgctgtactgtgtcccAGCCTTTTAGTAAGAGTTGTATTATCTACATGTGAAAGTGCAGGTGATTGTCTTCCCTTCCAAATAGTTTAGAGCCAAGCCTGTAGCCAAACAACTCTGGACTTGCCAGGAGTGTTTTCATACCACTCCAGACATGTAGCCAGCCAAAACACACTTACTGCACACCGCTTTGCAAGGATTGACCTGCTGCCCGGCGAGGAACTGCTGAAGCTTCCTAATGTCGATCCGGGCCTCTGCCATGGTCTCGGGGTGTCGGTCCtgactggggccctgggattcgTCGCCGTCTGGCTCAGGCAGGCAGAGACAAGCCAGAGTAAGAACAGAAGGGCTCTACCCTCAGCCAGCAAGGTTGCATTGCAAAATGAATACTAAAATAAAAGCTGCCTTCTAGCAGCTAGCTCCAGTTGCTGATTAAAACACGGGCGGAGGTGTGACGCGAGAGTGCTGCCATGGCAATGAACTGCATTGGGCAGAATGGTGGGAAATCACTAGTTCGCTTCATACAATCCAACATTAACAAGCGCCTTTGATTCAGGTTTTTTGCTCAGCAACATATATGAACACAACCCCCCCCCCGTATTCATGATTTCCACCACTAAAGTCTTTACCCCAGGGAGGATTTTCAAGGTTTTTGAAGTGTGTGGCCACGGACACGAGATCGGTTTCGATCTTCAGATTCATCTCGCCGTTCCGGTTTGCTTCCAGCACCTGTGAAAGAGAGGAGCAGTATGTGCTCTTCAGCAGCTGGTACAGAGCGCACACGGGCAGAACCCAACCCAGTGTTGAAAACGCCACGGTGTCGATATTGATATTCCTGTTTTAGTAATGGCACCATTAAAAGTGGTGTAGGTTGCTTTTGCCTCGTTAAATTACAGCATGAATATGCATTAATCCACATTCTGGAAGAACAAGCAGAAGCAAAGCGGGACTATTTTAAAACGAGGAACTTTGTCTGATGTTTTGTTTAGACGCAAGGCGGGTCCATGGCTTTATGAGGGGAGTGGGGTGACCCTTGAATACACTCCACTGACAATCACAGTGTTGAGTGCCTCGGCTCCTTACCTCTCTCTACACCACTTGACCTAGAGATGTGGAACTTTTAATTCCTCGATAAAATCAAACAACAAGAAATCATCTTTTTTGACAATTTCCCAGCATTTTaagttaagattttttttttaattttacacgtACGACTTAGTAACAATAAAAACGTAATGAGATGCTACAATAAAGAAGACAAGGGCACTTTGGTATGAATGCTGTGTTCAGGAACTTgcctttgaatttaattttacgTATGCCGTTCTTAAATTGCAAACTCCGTGATGACTGACATGATTAACTTTCCATTTCAGTGAACAAACATGATTTCAGTTTGTTTGCTGAAATGGCAAACTGTACCTTTAGCATATTTCTCTAGGATATCTCAGCTACACTTTTAACACTATTTTTAATGAGGAAGATGatgatgttttttatatttgatatatataAACCTTTTCACATGAGTTAACATACtcattaaaatgctattttAGACAAGAAAAATGTTCTTGACCTTGAATAATGTTACAATGAAAAAGCATTTTGGAAATGATCCCCAATGTCACTTACAATAAAATTGGAAATATTCTTCATTCTGTCTACAAGATTCTTCATTATCTTCAGTGAAGGCAGGTTGATACTAACCTGTCGAATTCAGAACACACAGGTACAACTTTCCATGTGACAGAGACAAAATCCCAGCAATGAACAACAGCcacaaattgaaaacaaaaagacaaaatatgCACAACATAAGGTCTGTGAATGTATAAACTATATTCTCAAAACATACACTTAAAATACAATATCCTTGGAATATCTACCACTGTTGAAAATATATACTTCTACTGCCTAAActatttttcaatattaaaatcTGGCATTTGGAAGGAAGTGAAGGCTTATCACTCACATCAAAATCTGGCACTGCTGGCTCCTGGAAGTCGTTCCAGAATTTCCTGGGGATGACGTCGACAGGGATATCGTGCGTGACGACGCGGCTGGAGGTGGTTAAGGATGGCTTTTGGAGGACAAGAAGGCTTTGGGTTACTGACGGGTGTCTTTAGCTTCAATCTCATCACAAGTCTCAATAACAcggttcaagttcaagtttattgtcattacactcatatacatggtatatggtataacgaaatgctattgagctagctctcggacataagtagtacaaagagaaaaataacaacaacaatacaattgtgtagcaaaagaaagacagagacaacaggcagtgtgcaaaaaaacaacaacaggcaatgtgcaaaaaaacaacaacaggcaatgtgcaaaaaaacaaacacaggcattgtgcaaaacaacaaaaaggtaacaggttatgtgcaaaaatatgcatcaacagaatgaaataaagggatagaaattatggggagtgagcttttgacatgtatggtagaggtagattttcgatgtgtgtttgggtttttggtgagaaagaaagaaaggaagaaggcactgtgaggttcagatcataggtgagagtgagagtgagagaggctgggagtttaacagtttgatagtgcgggggtaaaaacggTGTGCTTCTGCTTCAAACCAGAAAGT is a window of Lepisosteus oculatus isolate fLepOcu1 chromosome 6, fLepOcu1.hap2, whole genome shotgun sequence DNA encoding:
- the hus1 gene encoding checkpoint protein HUS1 isoform X1, which codes for MKFRSKIVDVVCLQHFTRVVSTISKLTKTCTLRLTTSNLYFILCDKVANGGVSMWCELSQGNFFDEFQLEGVSPDANEIYLKLAPENLSRALKTANNAKSLKIKLTKKHCPCITLAVELPSLTTSSRVVTHDIPVDVIPRKFWNDFQEPAVPDFDVSINLPSLKIMKNLVDRMKNISNFIVLEANRNGEMNLKIETDLVSVATHFKNLENPPWDGDESQGPSQDRHPETMAEARIDIRKLQQFLAGQQVNPCKAVCNIVSGRIVHFILLHEDVSLQYFIPAVA
- the hus1 gene encoding checkpoint protein HUS1 isoform X2 produces the protein MKFRSKIVDVVCLQHFTRVVSTISKLTKTCTLRLTTSNLYFILCDKVANGGVSMWCELSQGNFFDEFQLEGVSPDANEIYLKLAPENLSRALKTANNAKSLKIKLTKKHCPCITLAVELPSLTTSSRVVTHDIPVDVIPRKFWNDFQEPAVPDFDVLEANRNGEMNLKIETDLVSVATHFKNLENPPWDGDESQGPSQDRHPETMAEARIDIRKLQQFLAGQQVNPCKAVCNIVSGRIVHFILLHEDVSLQYFIPAVA
- the hus1 gene encoding checkpoint protein HUS1 isoform X3; translated protein: MWCELSQGNFFDEFQLEGVSPDANEIYLKLAPENLSRALKTANNAKSLKIKLTKKHCPCITLAVELPSLTTSSRVVTHDIPVDVIPRKFWNDFQEPAVPDFDVSINLPSLKIMKNLVDRMKNISNFIVLEANRNGEMNLKIETDLVSVATHFKNLENPPWDGDESQGPSQDRHPETMAEARIDIRKLQQFLAGQQVNPCKAVCNIVSGRIVHFILLHEDVSLQYFIPAVA